The genomic window AGTGCTCAAACCCTCAAAACCGAGGGCTTAACCTATGAGAATGTCACTTGAAAGTCAAAACGTCGGTTTCAAAAACCGTGTCAACTTCTTTCAGGGTATTCTTAACCCCTATTCTTAAACGGCCTCCGAATTTTGAAGCCGACACGGTTTGCCGTCGGGTCCGGGTCCTCTCTGATGTTGACTAATAATACCATAGGCGGTATTTGCCATTGGAAGCGAAATGCACCTGCCAAACGCCCTGGAGCAATCGCTCCGATGGTCAGACCAACTTCCAGCTCGTCATTCAGAAGCCTGAACCATAGTCCACAGTAAACGTCGCCGTTGGGATTTCCCATCGCGGTATTAACCCTTGACGATACTATCCCGATGTGATAGTATCGCAGTTAGTGATACGGTCATTCAGTGATAAGGAAACGGAAGCGCTCTATCGCTTCCGACGAGTGTCGAAGAAACTCCCGCGAGATATTCAAGAAAGGGCTCGCAAGAAGCTCCGAATACTCAATGCCGCCAAAACTCTGAATGATTTGAAGATACCTCCCGGAAACCAGTTGGAGGCCCTGAAGAAGGAGCGGAAAGGTCAGCACAGCATACGGATAAATGACCAGTGGCGAATATGTTTCACCTGGCGTCAGACCGATGCTTATGATGTTGAGATAACCGATTACCACTGATTTGACAAGAAATGGTGAATCTATGATAGAAGAAGAGAGACTCCCTGCTATCCACCCCGGAGAGATACTGACTGAGGAATTCTTGGCGCCGATGGGGATATCGCCATACAAACTGGCTAAGGATATTGGCGTTCCTCAAACTCAAGTCAGTCAGATCATTCACGGAAAGCGTTCCATAACCCCAAGGACCGCCGTTCGGCTGGGGCTGTACTTTGGGAACTCAACAGAGTTCTGGCTGAACCTCCAGAGAGATTATGATCTCGAACTGATGGATGATGAAAGGCCGGCCATCCGGGTTAAGAGACCTGACGGGACGGATGCGGTATATAATGGGCGGAGATCGACCTTGGTTACTGTATAGCCATTGGTTTCTTTATCCCTTTTTGTCCCATTTTAGCTGACGGTCTACACTCTCAGGTCAGGCGGGAAGAGATCACCCAACTGAAGGCCGAGGTAGACACCTTAACCGCCATCATGGCGGAGGCCAAGGCCAAGACCGATACGGTGGAGCGAGTCCCCGTGTAAATTCAATCCTTTTTTGAAGACTTCAATACTCTCGATATTCGGATGCAGAAGGCAAGGTTGCAGGAGATCGTCAAGGCGATCTATCTGTTCTCCGGTAATGACAGGTTGGAGATTGAATTCAGATGAAAATGCGATGGCAGAAGAAGGACTTAAAGATGGGCCAGCCAGTGGGGACATCGTGGCTGGGGAATTCATCTCGCTACTGGCCGACAGATCCGGATACGGGCGAAGAGAGTCTACTTCCCTACGCGTTGGCCTGCCTGGAGGCTGCGCTCAAACTGTCTGAGAAAGCACGATCCACCTATGCCAAACTCGTTGAATTGTGGAGCACACAAGGCATGGAGGCCGTATGCAATGAAATGTGCCGCACAGGGCATATGATCCCCGAGACATCCGCCTATTTTGACAGCTCGGATGTCAACCATTTCTTCGAGACTGCCAACTACTTCATGCTAATCGCCTTCAATAAGGTTGAGGATCTGGAAGAGGAAACCCCAAAGATCACCAGCGAACGGTCACAAGCGTTGCTGATGGTTGTCTTTCTTCGATCGCTGGCCGACCACTTGGGGAACACCAGCGTCACTTCCAACAGCTCCGGGACAGTCGTCGACACGGTGAAATACTTCCCCTTCGGCGGAACCCGAAGCAGCACCGCTCCGCTGGATACCGACAAGCTCTTCACCGGCCAGCGGCTTGACCAGACCGGGCTTTACTATTACGGGGCCAGATTCTATGATGCGACTATAGGGAGGTTCATCAGCCCGGATTCACTTGTGCCCGACATGGCCAATCCTCAGAGTTTGAACCGGTATAGCTACTGCCTCAACAATCCGTTGGTATACACAGACCCTACTGGCCTAGATTATGTAATCGCAACGGGTTCAGGTCAGGATACATTAGAAACTATGGGGGAATACTTAACCTTGTTGGTTGGGCTGGGTGTATATGATGCGACTTATGATGATAACGGGGACCTCGCTTCTCTGACCCAAGGCGCCAATTGGGAGCCGGTTTACTGGCAATTCGACACAGGAAGCGTAGAAACACGAGCTGATGCTATAAGCGGCATGATCTCAGACAAAGGATTAACAAATGTAAAGCTCATCGGATTCAGTGAGGGTGCTGCGGCTGTTGGAACATAGTTATTCAACATCAGAGGCAGTTCGGCGCTGAATGCCATTGACACCGTTCTGCTCTTCGAACCGCCCACAGGGGATGCTCAGACAGGGATGCCTCGCATCGGCTTGCTCCTATGACTGGAAAGCCCTGGAAGGACTGCCGGGTATTCTGAAGGAGACCAACCCGAATATCAAGCTGGGCCTTATATATAACAAGAAGAGCCCTGTCTATGGAGTGAGATTGAGTGGATGGGGTGACTACACTCACGCCATGGATAAACGCGCCTGGTATCAGAAGTCGCTTGACGTAGTCTCTTCTACTGCAATAAGGGGATGGGGTGATACTCTACCTTCCGGCTCAGCGCAAGCCTCTAAAGGACTTTGGGGATGGCAAAAAGCTCATGCTGACGTGCTTAGAAATTCGGGATGTATCAAGTGGGCATGTAAGAGAATCCATTCCGGGTCCTAGATGATTGTATCTGATCGAAATTGGAATAGTTTTCAATTGTATACTCTCTCGGATGGGGAATCACCCCGCATAATAACTCTTATTTGCACTGGGGGAAAAAGTATATGGGGGAAAATAGGCTTGTGCCGGGAATCCTTTTGATATTGCTCATTGTCTCATTCATGACTACCGCTGGTTGTGACGGTAAGCAACAAATCCTGGGCAACGACCGGATTACCACTATTGCTCGGGACAACCAAGGCAACCTCTGGTTCGGAACTTGGGGGAAGGGGGTATTCCGTTACGATGGGACCAACTGGCAAACTTTTGATCGAAAGGACGGCCTACCTGATAACCTCATAAACACTGTTTTTTGTGACCGCCTAGGAAACCTCTGGGTTGGTGCTGGAGGTGGCATAAGCCGCTACGATGGCACTAACTGGAAAACCTTCGCTGAGAAAGACGGCCTGGCGCAGAACAACGTCAAGGCCATTTTCCAGGATGGCAGTGGCAATCTTTGGTTTGGCACATTTGGCGGCTTGAGCCGGTACGATGGCACACACTGGCAAACCTTCACCGAAAAGGATGGTTTAGCCAGCAGGGATGTAATGGCGATCACCCAGGACGAAGAGGGCAATATGTGGTTTGGCACAGTAGGTGGAGTGACCCGCTACGATGGAAAGAATTGGCAGGTTTTTACCGATTGGTCGGGCTTGCCCCGCAATGAGTTGGAAGTAAACGCTGTTCTCTGCGATATTTGGGGGAACCTGTGGATTGGAACATGGTGGGGAATAACTCTGTACGATGGGACTGCTTGGACAACCATCTCTAACGGGAGCTCTGCAAGCGATAGAATTCACGTCATTTTCCAGGATAGCAAGGGCAATCTCTGGTTTGGTACTGAAGGCGGGGTGAAGCGCTACGATGGAACCACGTGGCGATTGTTCACCAAGAAAGATGGCCTGAGAGACAACGATGTCCGTGGTATTGTAGAGGATGCTGAGGG from Dehalococcoidia bacterium includes these protein-coding regions:
- a CDS encoding type II toxin-antitoxin system RelE/ParE family toxin, which produces MIRSFSDKETEALYRFRRVSKKLPRDIQERARKKLRILNAAKTLNDLKIPPGNQLEALKKERKGQHSIRINDQWRICFTWRQTDAYDVEITDYH
- a CDS encoding HigA family addiction module antitoxin, whose translation is MIEEERLPAIHPGEILTEEFLAPMGISPYKLAKDIGVPQTQVSQIIHGKRSITPRTAVRLGLYFGNSTEFWLNLQRDYDLELMDDERPAIRVKRPDGTDAVYNGRRSTLVTV
- a CDS encoding RHS repeat-associated core domain-containing protein; translated protein: MKMRWQKKDLKMGQPVGTSWLGNSSRYWPTDPDTGEESLLPYALACLEAALKLSEKARSTYAKLVELWSTQGMEAVCNEMCRTGHMIPETSAYFDSSDVNHFFETANYFMLIAFNKVEDLEEETPKITSERSQALLMVVFLRSLADHLGNTSVTSNSSGTVVDTVKYFPFGGTRSSTAPLDTDKLFTGQRLDQTGLYYYGARFYDATIGRFISPDSLVPDMANPQSLNRYSYCLNNPLVYTDPTGLDYVIATGSGQDTLETMGEYLTLLVGLGVYDATYDDNGDLASLTQGANWEPVYWQFDTGSVETRADAISGMISDKGLTNVKLIGFSEGAAAVGT
- a CDS encoding two-component regulator propeller domain-containing protein, translated to MGENRLVPGILLILLIVSFMTTAGCDGKQQILGNDRITTIARDNQGNLWFGTWGKGVFRYDGTNWQTFDRKDGLPDNLINTVFCDRLGNLWVGAGGGISRYDGTNWKTFAEKDGLAQNNVKAIFQDGSGNLWFGTFGGLSRYDGTHWQTFTEKDGLASRDVMAITQDEEGNMWFGTVGGVTRYDGKNWQVFTDWSGLPRNELEVNAVLCDIWGNLWIGTWWGITLYDGTAWTTISNGSSASDRIHVIFQDSKGNLWFGTEGGVKRYDGTTWRLFTKKDGLRDNDVRGIVEDAEGHIWVGTDPGASWYDGSNQAGVPRL